The genomic DNA CAAGGCCGGCGCGTCCGACCATGAACGCCGTGCGGTCGCGGCGTTCTCGCGCGAGAAGCGGGTAGAAGTCCGCGGAGAAGGTTGTCGAGAGCGCCAGGAAGATGCCTTCCAGGGTCGAGAGTCCCGCGCAGAGGAGGCCGACCGCGATCAATACCTGCAGCGGCCCCGGGAACGCCGTGGCGATCCACGCCGGGATGGCGCGATCGATTGCCGCGGGTTGTGCAAGCGACAGGCGCGCCCACACGCCGGTCACCAGCACGGTGGTGAAGACCGCCCCGCACGCGATCGCGGTGCCGAGGTACGTGCGCACCTCGCGATCGCCGCGGACGTACAGCGCCTTGCTCATGATGTGCGGCTGGCAGACGATGGCCACGCCGACGAGGAAATTGCAGAAGAACACCTCGAAGACGTTGCGGAAATACGGAGACGCGGGGTTCACCGGCCGGAGAAAGTTGGGGTCGATCGCCGCCAGCCGCGCGCCGGCCCCCGGCTCGGCCGCGAGCAGCGGCAGCCCGTTGGCGATCATCAGCACCGCGACCACCGCCATGATCGAGGCCTGCACGGCGTTGGTCCACGCGTGGCCGGTGGCGCCGCCCAGCATCACTCCCGTCACGACGATCGTCGTCAGGCCGACGGCCACCCACCCGGGCGGCAGGTCCAGCAGCCTGGCGAGGACGACCGACAGGGCGACGACGATGAGCGTCGCGAAGGTGACCAGCCCGAGGGAGAGGACCGCG from Acidobacteriota bacterium includes the following:
- a CDS encoding sodium:solute symporter, whose product is MTTATLGWVAVALYFLITIALAVRGARRTRSLATYAVGDRSIPAWVIGLSLAAQLTSVATFVVNPGLVYAFGLSALFGYGVSAGLGIMLGLVALSRRFRGHGVRVQALTVPQWIGARYESTALRALFAVLSLGLVTFATLIVVALSVVLARLLDLPPGWVAVGLTTIVVTGVMLGGATGHAWTNAVQASIMAVVAVLMIANGLPLLAAEPGAGARLAAIDPNFLRPVNPASPYFRNVFEVFFCNFLVGVAIVCQPHIMSKALYVRGDREVRTYLGTAIACGAVFTTVLVTGVWARLSLAQPAAIDRAIPAWIATAFPGPLQVLIAVGLLCAGLSTLEGIFLALSTTFSADFYPLLARERRDRTAFMVGRAGLAAVGVVTVLLAIWQLEHPTGGSVAIFAQYGVYLLFSASFLPLACGMFVPRAGRALVTAGVLATLAGYVVVAAFRISPFHNNPGFLATVGMLLGWAAVGAGLILRGRPAGDVAAVEEAHR